Genomic segment of Umezawaea sp. Da 62-37:
CGCAGGCGATCAGGATGCCCTGGACGACCTGCCACTTGGGGAACTTCTTGCCCTGCAGGGCGCGGTGGATCGTCGCCGTCGACAACCCGGTGCGGGCAGCCAGCACGCGCAGGGACGGTTCCCCGTTGTCCTGCCGCACCTGCGCCCAGTGACCCGCGATGTTGGCAAGGGCTCGCTCGAACTCCATCGTGGACGATTCCCCGGTGGGGACGTGCATGATCGATGCCTCCTCGGAGGTGTGGTGCTGGGCCGGCCACCGGCCGACCCAGCACCGGGACGGGACACGCCCAGCCGCGATCAGCCGGGCAGGGGGCCACGTCCAAGAGCACCGGGCCCGTCGGTCGGGTCCCCCGCTCCGAGGATGCGGTGAACGATCTCCGCTGCCGCCATGCTTGCGCCCGCAGCGGCGGGCATGGCCACCTCGAGCCCGTAGCCCATGCGAAGCAGCACCGTCGTCATGGCCAGGTCGAAGACCATGACGACGGCGACACCCATCTCACGCCCAATCATTTTTTTCACGCGTCCTTGCCACTTGTTTTCGTTGGTCCAGGCGGGTCTGGTCGCAGGGGGACGAGGTCCGTCTGCACAACTCCAGGAGAGGAGCCGCGATCACCCCAGGCCTTGCAGGGCCAATGGCGATAAGCCGAAAATACACGGATACGCCCCATGCGCGACCCCCTCGACAGAGGACTCGTGGCGATGAAACGAGGTCGCTACAGAATCAACCACAGGAAAACGGCACCCATCAGTACTCAATGAGGTGATCTCACCAACGGCGATCCCAGCGATGAGAACCCAGCGGAGTTCGTAAAACGCTCAGCAGAGCCACGGAAGCCCGGAAGACGAAGGACGGGGAACCCCTGGTAGGACTGGATTTGCGAAGATCAAATCCTGACCAGAAGGCTCCCCGTGATCACCTATCGTGCCACACTCGACGTGCCCCGCGAACTCGCCCAGTACCTGGGCCGCCTGCTCCAAGCCGAACGTCGCGAACGCGGCACTCGTAAGGGTGTCAGAGCGCTGACCTGCTACGGACAGGCGGTACTGGGGCTGCGCTGGTTCCGCCAGAACACCGACATCACCGCACTGGCCCGCGACCACGGCATCTCCCGCGCCACCGGCTACCGCTACCTCGACGAGGTCATCACCGTGCTCGCCGAGCAGGCCCCGGAATTGCACGAAGCCCTGCAACAAGCCAAGAACGAGGGACTCGCCCATGTCATCCTCGACGGCAAGATCTTCTCCGCCGACCGCCTCGCCGAGAAGACCACCAGCGTGAAAGGCGAACAGATCGACCGCTGGTACTCCGGCAAAGCACGCGAACACGGCGGCAACATCCAAGCTCTGATGGCACCCAACGGTGTCCCGCTATGGATCAGCGACGTCGAACCCGGCTCCGCACACGACCTGACCGCGGCCCGCGAGCACGTGCTCGGCGCCCTGTACTGGGCCGCCTCCCAACTCGACCTGCCCACCCTGGCCGACAACGGCTACGACGGGGCGGGCATCGGCGTGTTCACGCCGGTCAAACAGCCTGCGGATGGCCAGGTACTCGACATCGACACTCGCACCTACAACGCCCTGCTACGCGGCCTGCGCTGCCTCGGTGAACGCGGATTCGCGATGCTGACCGGACGATGGCGCGCACTGCGACACTTCACCACCAGCCCCCGCAAGATCGGCTGCATCGTCAAAGCCGCACTCGTGCTCACCCATTTCGAGCATGGACGGCTCATCTGAAAGTCGCTGAGATCACCTCAATGGATTCCATCCAACGGTGAATCCCGCACATGTGCGGAAACCACGAAGACATCGGATTCCACGATGTTTGACGGAGGATGGAGATGGGAAACTGATCGATGTAATCTGAGAATTGGGCCAACAGAGCAGAGCGAGTGACGCACAAAGGCCCCCTGCTGCAACAGGGGGCCTTTGTGGAGCATCCTCGACAACGGCAGGACGCCTTCGAACAACCCGATGCCCGCCTGGACCAACAGAACGAGAGCGACCGGGACCCGCACGTCGCACGTGCGGGAGCATCAACTCGGACAGCGCCGCCGCGAGGAACTTCGCAAGCCGGCGCCGAGGATCCGCAACCTGAAGAAAGTACCTCGACCTGTGCGCAACGCATGGAAGAGCCCCGTCGCGATGAACGGACCGACGGGGCTCGGGGGTGCTCTCCGGAGGTGGACGGGGAACAATCGCAGCGATGACACGGTCGCGACCACCGCTGATGAACAACCGCGAGGGAACGAGAACCGGTCATCAGTCAGCCGCAGTGTGGACTTCGCTTCGGACAAGGACACGGGCCCGTTCGACCCGTGCCAGCCAACTAAGCGGGTCACCAGTGCGGAGCATGCCTGCGCATTGCCCCGACCCTGATCCGTGGCATTGACGATTAGCCCCACCGCGACAGCCAGCCTCGGATGCGCCGCATCGAGGTCCACGCGAATCTCCTCGCCGAACCCGCAGCGGACAGGTCTTGCCGACCCGTTTCCGACGCGATGAACGGCAAGTATCATGATCCGCTCATCTCCTTGCTGCCCGAGGGGGCCTTGTGCTAGGGAAGTTCCCCGGCATCGCTCTATCTTGGGCAATTTCTTCAGCACACGCAACCCACGGGGCGACCTGAAACGAACTGACCCGCGAATGCAACAAAATTTCGCTCCCGTGACTTCCGAAAAGAACACGACGTGCGGGAAGATGCCACCGGCTGCCGACCGCCTCGATCCACGAGGACGAATGATCGCCGACGGCGTCCGCCACGGCTAGTGTCGAGGTAGTGGACAAGACCTCGGAAGAGCACTGGGAAGAGCAGTCCGGCAACTGGATCGCCTGGGTCCGCCGTCCCGGCCTCGACTCCTACTGGACCTACCGCGAGGCGTTCTTCGCGCTCGTCCCGGCACCCGGCTTCGCGACGCTGGACTTCGGCTGCGGTGAGGGCCGGGTGTCGCGGGACCTGGTCGGGCGCGGGCACCGGGTGACCGGGTTCGACGCCTCAGCAGGCATGGTGGCCGCCGCCCGCGAAGCCCACCCCGAGGGCGAGTACCTGGTGGCGGACGCGGTCTCGCTGCCGTTCGAGGACGACAGCTTCGACCTGGTGGTCGCCTACGACGTGCTGATGGACGTGTCCGATGTGGACGGTGCGGTGCGGGAAGCCGCGCGGGTGTTGATGCCGGGTGGGCGGCTGTGCCTGTCGATCACGCACCCGATCACCGACCCCGGCGACCGGGAAAGCCCTTACCTCACGTCGTCGCCGGTGCGCGAGGCCGTCGAGCGGGACGGGTTGCCGATGGTGTTCAACGGGTGGAGCCATCCGCTGTCGCACTACGCGGGAGCGCTGGAGAAGGCCGGTCTGCTGATCGAGGCGCTGCGGGAACCGGCGTGGCAGGACCGTCCTGTTCCGCACCACCTGTGGCTGCGGGCGCGGCCCGCCTGATCGTCGCGAGCAGCACGCCGACGCCGCCGAGCGCCAGGCCGACGACGGCGCGGCCGCTCAGGGTCTGGCCGAGCGCCAGCCACGCGAGCAGGGCGGTGACGGCGGGTGTGAGGAAGAACAGGGCGCCGACCCTGCTGGCCGCTTCCTCGCGCAGCATGGTGTTGAGCAGCAGGTACGCGCCGACGGAGTTGACCAGGACGAGCCACGCCAGCACGCCGCCGAACGCGGCCCAGTCGGTGACGCGGGGCGTTTCCAGCACAAGCGAGGCGAGCCCCACGACGGGTGCGGCGACCAGGATGTGGACGGCGGTGCTGCTGCGCACGTCGGCCAGGGGCGTGAACGCCTTCTGGTAGACGGTGCCCAGGCTCAGGCCGAGCAGCCCGACCACGCAGAGCAGCACCGCGCCGAGTGACGACCCGAACTGGTCGGACACGGCCAGCAGCACGCCGACCCCGCCGATGCCGAAGCCGATCCACTGGTGACGGGTGATCCGCTCGTGCAGCACGCCCGCCGCGAACAGGGCGATGACGATCGGGTTGAGGCCCTGGACGAGGGCCACCACGCCGCCGGGCAAGCCGAGGCCGATGGCCGAGTAGAACGCGCCGAACTGCACCGCCTGCATGAGCAGGCCGACGACGGCGACGTGCGCCAACTCCTTGCCGCGCGGCCACTTCGCCTTCGTGACCACGGCGATCACCGCGAGCAGCAGACCGGCCAGCGCGAACCGGCAGGCCGTGAGCAGCAGCGGTGGCGCGACATCCGTGCCGATGACCCCGGCGATGAACGCGCTGCTCCACAGCACGACGAACACCGGTGGACCGATCCGACCCATCACGCCTCCTGAGTAACCCGTTAGTGCGGTTACCCGAGACCGTAACCTATCTGAGGGGTTATGCTCCACCCGTGGACTTCACCTTCGTCAGCGGCAACGTCGCCCTCGACTTCGCGGGTACGGTCGGATCCCGGCGCACCGAACGGATCCAGCTGCTCACCGACCCCGCGGACCTGACGGCGTGGATCACCGCGGCCGGGCTGGTCGACGTGGCGCCGGACGTGGACGAGCGGGTGTTCG
This window contains:
- a CDS encoding helix-turn-helix transcriptional regulator; the protein is MHVPTGESSTMEFERALANIAGHWAQVRQDNGEPSLRVLAARTGLSTATIHRALQGKKFPKWQVVQGILIACGVREEEIPRWRGQWAAVRRLKDSAVDPLAPLPTAVQPEPAGGCPTCGALIIDLEQHERWHNRDAG
- a CDS encoding class I SAM-dependent methyltransferase, with protein sequence MDKTSEEHWEEQSGNWIAWVRRPGLDSYWTYREAFFALVPAPGFATLDFGCGEGRVSRDLVGRGHRVTGFDASAGMVAAAREAHPEGEYLVADAVSLPFEDDSFDLVVAYDVLMDVSDVDGAVREAARVLMPGGRLCLSITHPITDPGDRESPYLTSSPVREAVERDGLPMVFNGWSHPLSHYAGALEKAGLLIEALREPAWQDRPVPHHLWLRARPA
- a CDS encoding transposase family protein translates to MITYRATLDVPRELAQYLGRLLQAERRERGTRKGVRALTCYGQAVLGLRWFRQNTDITALARDHGISRATGYRYLDEVITVLAEQAPELHEALQQAKNEGLAHVILDGKIFSADRLAEKTTSVKGEQIDRWYSGKAREHGGNIQALMAPNGVPLWISDVEPGSAHDLTAAREHVLGALYWAASQLDLPTLADNGYDGAGIGVFTPVKQPADGQVLDIDTRTYNALLRGLRCLGERGFAMLTGRWRALRHFTTSPRKIGCIVKAALVLTHFEHGRLI